The DNA segment ATGGACGGCGTTTCGCCAACCACGACGGGGGCCAGTGACGGCGGTACCGCCAGCAGCGAGTCGGAAAGTGACGAAAGCCACCGTTCCGACGATGACCGAGACGACCACGAATCACAGGCGTCGCTGGGTGATTTCTGATGGAGCTACGCACAGCCGAACTCGACATCGACGACCTCGAGAGCTTCCTCGAGACGGTCGATTCCGTGGCGACTGCCCACGACGTGACGGTACAGGCCTTCGACGCGAGCTACGTGGCCGGCCGCCGGCACCTCGAGCGGGCGGTCGAACTAGCTGACCGCGCAATCGCTCGCGGCGAGAACGTCGCCCGCGATCGAAGCGTCGAAATCCTGTTGTACGCCGCGGGCCGCCGGCAGATCGACCGGGCCCTCGAGATGGGCGTCTCACCGGGCGAGACGCGAGCCGTGTTCGTGATCGACGGGGCTGGCGACGAGGCTGCCGCGGCGGCTGCTCTGTGCGAGCGACTGGACGGCGAGGGCTGGAAGTCACTCGAGAGGGAGACGGCAGGCGACTCCGACGACCCCTTCGAATGGCGCGATAGCGCGACCATCGAGTCGTTTTTCGACATCACCGAAGCCGAGCGGGCGGCGACTGACGCCGACCTCGAGACGCTGATCTGTGAGCGGGTGGCACTGCTCGAGGTGGAAAAGTGAGGGGTGACGGTAACGAAAAATGAGTGACAAACGTACAGACGCCACGACGGAAACGCCGACAGCGGCCGAGACCGATATGAACGATATACTGGTGGACGCGGCCGTGAAGGGCGTTATCGTGTTGGTCGTCTTGCTCGCCTTCCAGTACGTCAGTCGCGGGGAGGTGACCCTGCCGATAGCGGTCGGAGCCGCCGTCGGCTTTTTCGTGGTCCAGACGAGCGTGGAGTACTATCGACTACGTCGCTGATCGGCCGACGCGTCATACTGTCGGACAAAAGTCTGTGAACACCCGCTCGAGTGCGATCGGTGTGTGACCCGTTTTGTCTGGCAGTATCACTCGCCGGGGAACTCCTCGGGATCCTCCCGTTCGTCGAGCACCCACTCGAGTTCCGCGATCGCTCGGAGGAGTTCGACCTCGAGTTCGTCCGCCACGGGCGAGGCCGGCGGATCGTTCTCGTCGTACCACGTTTCGAGGCGCTCGAGTCGCTCGCGGATTGCGGCTTCCGATTGCATACACGTGTGTTCGAACAGCGCCACAATATACTCTTGTGTCCGGCCGCGGTAGCCACCGTATGCCACGACTCGAGGAGCCGGTCGAGATCGGCGGCCTGACGATACCGAACCGCCTCTATCGCGCGCCCGTCCTCGAGTGTGCGGGCAACGGGCCGGACGCCGTCGACGCGCTGATCGAGGACCTCGAGCCGGCGGCCGAATCCGGGGTCGGTCTGCTCTGTCAGGGCGCGACCATCGTCCGCGGCGAGGGCGGCTGTGCCGCGCCGGGCATGACGCGAGTCCACGACTCCGATTTCGTCTCACAGCTCTACAGGCTCACCGACCGCATCCACGACCACGGGAGCCGAATTTTCGTCCAACTCGAGCACGGTGGCCTGCGGAGCATGGAAACCTGGCACGCGGGGTTTCGATCGGATAATCCAGGCCTCGAGCAACTGGCCGTCTCCGCGCTCCCCTGGCAGTTACGCGCGCTCGACGCCGTCGGGTTTCTGGAGTACGACCCGCACGTCCTCTCGACGGACGAGGTGTACGATCTCGCGGCCGATTTCGGGGCCGCAGCCGCCAACTGCGCCGACGCCGGCTACGACGGCATCCACCTCTCCGGGGCGAACATGGGCATCGTCCAGCAGTTCCTCTCACCCTTTTACAACCGCCGCGAGGACGAGTTCGGTGGCTCGCTCGAGGCCCGCATGCGGTTCCTCGAAGTCGTCCACGACGAGATTCGCGACCGGGCCGGCGACGTTCCGCTCATCACCAAAGTGCCCGCCGAGCGGCCCGCCCCGCCGTGGCCGGTCGTTCGTCGAAAGCTCTCGCTCGAGGACGGCGTCGAGATCGCTCGTCGACTCGAGGCGGTCGGCTACGACGGCGTCGTGCCGGTCGAGACCTCCGTCGCCTGGGACATGAGCATCGTCAGGGGGTCGTTCCCGAAGCGGGCGTGGGAGAACGAGGCCCTGCGAGAGAAATACGACGAGGCGTTCGGGAGTGCGTGGCGTCGCCGACTCGTCGCCGCGGGAAACCGCCTCGAGTCGTTCGTCTACGATTTCGATCCCGCGTGGAACGAGACGTTCTGTCGGCGCGTCCGCGAACAGGTCTCGATACCGGTGCTGGCCGAAGGCGGGATCCGCGAACGCGGTCAGATGGACCGCCTGCTGGGCGGGAGCCAGGGGGCCAAATCCCCGGCCTGCGACATGGTCGGGATGGCGCGACCCTTCTACGCGGAGCCTCGACTCGGCGCGCGATTGCTCGAGGACGACCCCGACGCCCCCACGGACCCCACCCGCCGCGTTATCTGTGAGAACTGCAACAACTGCACGGTCCCGCAGGTGACCGGCGCGCCCGGTATCTGTCGAACTCCCTCCGTCCTGCGGACGCGCGGCGAACTCGAGCGGGCAGGGGCGTACGTCCGAGAGCCGGGCGAACGCCTTTAGGCCCGTCTACTGTATCCCCGGCCAATGACCGCGAGTGCAGTCTTATTCGACATGGACGGCGTCCTGGTCGACTCCGAAGATTACTGGGTCGAACTCGAGCGAGAGCGACTCCTCCCTGAAGTCGTCCCCGACGGGAACGTCGACGTGCGCGAAATCACCGGTATGAACTACCGAGAGATCTACGACTACCTCGAGGCGAATTACGACGTCGCCGTCTCCCGCGAAGGGTTTCTCAAGCGGTTCGAAGAAACGGCACAGGAACTGTACCACGAGCGAGTGAGTCTCCTCGAGGGCGTTCACGACCTGCTGGCCGAACTCGAGGAAGAGAACGTGGCGCGCGCGGTCGTCTCCTCTTCGCCACACGACTGGATCGATATCGTCCTCGAGCGATTCGACCTCGAGGAGTCCTTCGATAGGGTCATCAGCGCCGAGGAGATCGACGGTCCCGGAAAACCCGAGCCAGATATTTTCGAATACGCCGCCGACCAACTGGGCCTGGCTCCCGAAGAGTGCGTGGTCGTCGAGGACTCCGCCCACGGTATCGAGGCCGCGATTCGCGCCGGAACGATCTGTATCGCCTACGACATCGACGCCCACGACGGTATCGACTACTCCGGCGCAGACGCCGTGGTCACCACGCCCGCGGCGCTTCGAGAAGCGGTGCTCGAGCAGGTCGAAAAGTAACGTTAGCGGTCGTGAGAAATCGGTTCGGAGGAGGTGTTACACCACGTCGACGACCCGCGTCTCCTCGCACGGGACCAGCGGTTCGTCGGGGAACGCGACGCTGATAGTGTACTCGAGTTCGTCGGCGTTCGCACCGAAGACGCCGATCGGAACGGTCGTCCGATCACGCAAATAACAGGTCGTCGCCGTCATCTCGACCCCGTTGACGGTCACGCGGATGCCCGCCGTACTCGGTTCGCCGACGTTACGAACGATAACCTCGTGGACGGTGCTTTCACCCGTGGTGACGGAGTCGGGGAACGAACCCCACTCGAGTTCGACCGCGGGAAGCGTCTGTGCACCCTCGTAGATTCGCTCGGCGATGCTATCGCCCAGCCCCGCCCGGACCAGCCCCTCGACGCCCGCCTCGACGACGTCGCCGGGTGTCGCCAGCCCCTCTTTGGCGAGTTTGCTCGCCCGACCCGAAGCCACGCCGTCGATCGCCGTCAGTCCGACCGCGTCGTCGGCGACCCCGTTTTCGATCCGGGCCTCGAGTCGTCGGGCGAGATTCGCGTCGTGAGCCGTTCCGAAGCGCTCGAGAAACGCCCGCAGGGCTGCGAGCAATCGCAGGGCATTGCGCCGGATGACCCAGGCGTCGCTGCGCAGGTCCGGCGGCGTGTTGCCGTTGGCCGCACTGCGGAGGATGGCGAGCACCTTCCGCTGGCCGGCATCGAGTTCCGGGGTGTTTCGGCCGACCAGTACGGCGTTGATGGCGTCTCGTTCCGACTGACGTGCCGACACCGAGTCGAACTCCGTCGCGCTCGCGACGGTCTCGAGGATGTCGTCGGCCTCGAGCGTTGCGGTATCGTCCGCAGTACCAGTCTCCGAGTCGGCA comes from the Natronosalvus amylolyticus genome and includes:
- the cgi121 gene encoding KEOPS complex subunit Cgi121; translation: MELRTAELDIDDLESFLETVDSVATAHDVTVQAFDASYVAGRRHLERAVELADRAIARGENVARDRSVEILLYAAGRRQIDRALEMGVSPGETRAVFVIDGAGDEAAAAAALCERLDGEGWKSLERETAGDSDDPFEWRDSATIESFFDITEAERAATDADLETLICERVALLEVEK
- a CDS encoding NADH:flavin oxidoreductase, giving the protein MPRLEEPVEIGGLTIPNRLYRAPVLECAGNGPDAVDALIEDLEPAAESGVGLLCQGATIVRGEGGCAAPGMTRVHDSDFVSQLYRLTDRIHDHGSRIFVQLEHGGLRSMETWHAGFRSDNPGLEQLAVSALPWQLRALDAVGFLEYDPHVLSTDEVYDLAADFGAAAANCADAGYDGIHLSGANMGIVQQFLSPFYNRREDEFGGSLEARMRFLEVVHDEIRDRAGDVPLITKVPAERPAPPWPVVRRKLSLEDGVEIARRLEAVGYDGVVPVETSVAWDMSIVRGSFPKRAWENEALREKYDEAFGSAWRRRLVAAGNRLESFVYDFDPAWNETFCRRVREQVSIPVLAEGGIRERGQMDRLLGGSQGAKSPACDMVGMARPFYAEPRLGARLLEDDPDAPTDPTRRVICENCNNCTVPQVTGAPGICRTPSVLRTRGELERAGAYVREPGERL
- a CDS encoding HAD family hydrolase, with amino-acid sequence MTASAVLFDMDGVLVDSEDYWVELERERLLPEVVPDGNVDVREITGMNYREIYDYLEANYDVAVSREGFLKRFEETAQELYHERVSLLEGVHDLLAELEEENVARAVVSSSPHDWIDIVLERFDLEESFDRVISAEEIDGPGKPEPDIFEYAADQLGLAPEECVVVEDSAHGIEAAIRAGTICIAYDIDAHDGIDYSGADAVVTTPAALREAVLEQVEK